The genome window ATACTTTGTTCCTGAGACCAGTCGCTGCCGGCATCCACCGAAGACGGACGACGCACACATCACTCGCAGCGGCTAAGAACGAACTGGAGGGAACATAAGGGGCCGATATGAAGAACGATCGAAGGAACGGCGAAACATTTCAGAGGGTCGATGGAATGTCGCTGATCGTGGCGGAGATTAAGCAACCCGGTCGACTAACTATGATGAGATCGACGTCGCGCTCATAGAAATACATATCGTTGTGGCGAGTGATGATGAATTTCGATCTCAGGACCGCGTCGCCCCTCATCGTGTCTTGAGAAATGGCCGCGTCGCAGTCATCGGCCTCGGACACCGCCGCAGGCAATTCGGGGCAAGGCGAGATGGAATGTCTGTCTCTCGCCGGGGTCCGCAAGTCAGAGGACCACGTCGCCGTTCGGGGATGATAAAGAGGAGTGCCAACTCCGCAGGAGAGCGGAGAGGGTGACGTGCCTGTTGCTGTATAACAACAGGCACGAAAGAGTTCGTCGTCCATCCCGACTTCTTTGCCGAACAAGTAATAAGAGAATCGAATCGGTCGGCGAAGTATAGAGTCGCCGCGCACAATCTAAGCGGGGTTAAAGAAGGAACGTGCAAGTGTGAAATCCGCGATCGAGGCCGGTGACCTGACGCAGCCTCGTCGTCGATTCGCGCGCGACCGCCGCCCCGCCACGACATCCACCCTCGACCCCGTTGCGGTCAGCTCTTCAGGTCGAACTGAATCGCCGAGTTGCCGTCCTTCGAGATCTCGACCTTCAGGCCCGACTGCCCCGGATTTCCGTACTTCTCCGGAATCAGCGACTTCTGAAGCACCGGCCGTCCGTTCGCGTCCTCGCCCGTCGCGGAGTTGTCCATCTTCATGATGGTCACCGAGTAAGCCCCCGGCACCGCACCCCCCTCCGGCGGGAAGGCCTTCAGCTCGAACTTCCCCTCGGCGTCCGTCAGGGCCGACGCGCCGATCCCATCCTTCTCGCCCGGCTGAATCACCACGATCGCCCCCGCGAGCGGCTGGTCCTTGTAGGTCACTACCCCCTTCGCCGGGACCGTCGCCGGCCGGTTCGACTTCCATTGAGTGTCGCCACCCCCGCAACCGGAAACGATCGCGACAGCGGCCAGCGAGAGGAACAGGGAAACGCGCTTCATGGAATGACTCTGCCGATCCGGCCGTGCTGAAGAACCAAGAGACCTGCTGTCCGCACCGACCCCGTCCCGCCTCCCGGCATCATCAATCGCCGGAGAGGACCGCCCAACGGAAACGGCGGAAACAGCACCACGCTCAACGCCGCGGCCCGCTCTCACGAGCCGGTCGCGGCGTCACACCAGAGAGATTGCCCCGCCTTAGAAGTCGGTGACCAGCTCGTTCCCGCCGCGGGTGCCGAGCGCACCCCAGATGCCGTACGGGCTGCGGGACTGTCCGCCGACGGCCGGGAGGATCGCGGCCTGGTTGCCGGTGTCAATGTTTTCGCTGACGAACCGGACCGCACCGTCCGCCATCACGACGCCGACCCCGCCCACGTGGCGGCTCTCCGCGCTGTAGAGGCCGTCGCAGTACGAGCTCGTCGAGGCGCCGGAGTAGCAGCTCCCGGCGTTCGGCGGAGAGGCGGTCGAGAAGGCCGAGTACGAGCCGACGCCGTCCGCCCAGCGATAGGCCCGGGCCGGTTCGCCGGTCCAGGCTCCGCTCGGGTAGGTCTTGAGGCTGGCGTTCCACAGCGCGGCACACGCGGCCGGGCTGGCGCTCGCTCCCGAGAGGGCGGTCTGGGCGATCATGCCGCGGCCGTTGGCGGCGTCCGCCCCGACGATCTCCGACATGGCGATCGTGTTGCTCGTGCCGTCCGTGTTTTCCGCGATGCTGTAGCAGGTCATGGCGGCAAACAGGCCGCGGCTCTGGGCGACGATCGGATAGGTCGGCCGCGCGCAGCCGTTGCCGGCGTGGCTGTCGCCGGCACAGAACACGTAGTTCTTCTTGCCGCGGCTGTTGCCGGCGTTGTTCGGATCGGTCTGCCCGGCGTCGCTGGGGCACACAAGCACCGGGATCACGCGGGTCCAGGGGAGGTTGTTGTTGTACGGGGGATTGTCGCCGGTGAGGGCGTCAATCTCCTGGTAGACCGCGGTCTGGTCGATGAACGGCAGAAGGAACGCGACGCCGCTGAGGCGGGTCCGCTGTCCGCCGCTGCTGAGGTTGCCCCGTCCGCCGCCGAAGGGGGGGAAGCGGCTGTGGTTGTCGTGGTAGTTGTGGAGGGCGAGTCCGAACTGCTTGAGGTTGTTCTGGCACTGGGACCGCCGCGCGGCCTCGCGGGCCTGCTGAACGGCGGGGAGCAGGATGGCGACAAGGACCGCGATGATGGCGATGACGACCAGCAGTTCAATCAGCGTAAAGCCGCGATGAAGACGATTCGACACGAACAGGACTCCGTGGCCAACGGCGGGATTCGCGACGGATGGATCCGGACCGCGAGTGGTTCCGTGGGGCGAGTTCTTTGCCAGAGGCAGGTGGGGGAGAGCCGCACCGGTCCTTCCGGATGGGAGGGGGACCTGGCGGCACCGGTGTATGTCGCGGGGACGCGCACGGCGTTACATGCAAATTCCCGCATTCACACAAAGTTCACCGTGCGCCCAGCTCCGTTGATGTCAGCGCGTCCACGGCGGCAGTCCTGGCACGGCCAGGGGGCCTGTGTTGTGATTGCTGGCCCCCTGCCCGCCGGCAGCCGTCCCGTCGAGGACCCTCGAACGCAGTCCGCACCCAACCCCTGCAGGACATCCTACTCGTCGTACTTGAGCAGGAACCTGGGGTTGATGACCTTGAAGCTCAGCCGCCCGCCGATCTCCTCGTCGTACTCCTCCGCGAGCGGGCGAAGCACGATCCCCTCCCGCTGAACCTGCGGATGGAGTGTGCTGGTCCCTTCGGACAGGGCAACGAGCTGATCGACGGTGTGATCCAGGACGATCGTCCCGAGCTGAGGGACGGACTCCAGGCCGATCTCGGCCAGCACCGCCACCTTGGCGGGCTGGTCGACCAGCCGGTAGGCGTCGACGTTCAGGACGCTGAACACCCGGAGCGTCACCTCTTTCAGGGCGTACTTGTTCTTCTGGATCCCGGGGCCGATGACCTCCGCCTGAATCGCGAGATCGAAGCCGAGCCGTTCGCGGGCCGTCCGCAGCTTCTCTTCGAGACGCAGGGCCTTGGCGACGCGGGCCAGCACGTTCGACTCGTCGGCCTCGTCCATCCACAGGTTGCGGCTGCAGATGCCGAACTCCCCCTGCCGGAGGAAAGCGGTGAACGAAGATCCGTCCAGCTTCTCCGTCATGTAGAACGTCTTGCCGCGGTTCCGCATGAGGACCGATTCCAGAACCTGGACCCGGGTCTCATCGGTCTTCGGCAGGAATCCCGGGAACGGTCCCTTGATCCTGCCCCCCATGCCGACCGGAAGCGGAGGTTCCCATTTGAGGACTCCGAGGAGGTCGGTGACGTCGGTCCCCTCTTCGATGGGAGCATCGACTGGCAGGATCGAGAGCGGAAAGCAGATCCCTTGCGAGACCTGTCCGCGGAGCCGGACCGTCTTGATGCGGAAGCCGGCGGGAAGCGTCACGGTCCCGCCGGCTTCCGTCTGGGCCGCCTTGTAGCTGTTCCCGCGGAGGAACTCGAATTCCGGCCGCTCGGGCAGGAGCGAGTCGATCTCGCAGTAGACGATCCTGTCGCCGGGCTTGTGTTCCCCCTTCTTGGCGACGACCCACCAGCCGAGGACGCGGATTTTCTCGATGGCGTCGGCGCCCGGAATGGGCTCAACCCCGTTGACGATCTGAATACTGGCCAGCTTTCGCATGATGGCTCCTTTCGTGCGATGGCGGATCGACACCGGTTCCGACGGTTGGGTTCAGGAGCGCCTGCTCCGACGAGCATGTCGCCGTTCCGCGCCTGCAGGTGGCGATATCCTTGAAGCGGCGAACGTCAGCCATGGAGCGTCGTCGTCCAAGCGGCTCGACGGCTTCAGGACAGGAACCACACGATGGAACTCGGGCAGGGTTTCATGCCGCCGGCCGGCCCTCGTCGGGGTGAAGGGAGATGCTGGTGGCAACGCGTCTCAGATCGTCCCGGTCTGGATCTGCTCGGCCCAGTCGGCGACGGCCCGATGAAACTCCTGCGACTCGAAGGACCGTTCAAACGCGGCATCGGCACGCCGACAGAGGGGCCGGATGACCCGGAGCTGTTCGAAGCCCTGGGCCTCCGGACGGTCACGCGGACCGAACGCGATTTCCAACTCCCGAATGCAGGCCTCCAGTTCCGTCGAGAGCGGCGCCAGCCCGCAACGGGTCAGGGCCGTGACGGTGCGGCGCCAGTCCGCGCCGCTGGGATTGCAGTACCAGTGGGCGATGCCGCCGCGCGCCAGCGCTTCCAGGATCTGAAGAGAGGAGAGCTGCAGGAGCCGCTCGTGTTCGTCGTCCGAACTGCTCTCCAGGCGTTCCAGCGCGCGGTCAATCGCTGTCGTGAATCGCTCTTCGTGGTCCACCGTGATCGGTCTCCCGGCTGCGTAAGCGGTTTCCGGCCAAAGGTCAGCAGGGACAGTTTAGGAGACGCTGTGGAGAAGGTCCTTCGTCTTGGGACTTCGCTCTTGTGGGGGTTGGAGCGCGGCCGGCACTCGACCCCGTTCCCAGATCAGTCGGGCGACCATCACGCATCGCGGGCCGGGATGCGATCAGAGCGCGATCGGAGCCCACCCATGGGGCGGAGAATCGACCGCACGGCTCCGGTGAAGGTTCAAAAAATGTCCACAGAGAATCTTCAGGATTCTGATTCGGGCACAGATCTTCATTGTTGTTTCAGTTTTGAGGCGGGTGTAGTTTCCGAGGGAGGAGCTCTGCGGAAGTCGATGGTGACGTTCTGTCCGTCGGCCCCCGCAATCATGTCCGGTCGCACATCAATCTGTTTTCACTGCCTTTTTGTGGAGGGGGTAATGAGGACGTCTGTGAGCCGCCGCGCGCGGGGCTTTACGTTGATTGAGCTTCTGGTGGTGATAGCGATCATCGCAGTGCTGGTGGCGATCCTGCTGCCGGCTGTGCAGCAGGCTCGGGAGGCCGCCCGGGCGAGCCAGTGCCGGAGCAATCTCAAGCAGATCGGCATCGCGCTCCACAATTACGAGTCCACGTTCGGGGTCTTCCCCCCCGGCGCCGTCATCGGGACGGGGGCCAACGGTGCCTCGACGCACACGCAGCTTCTCCCGTACTTCGATCAGGCTGCCGCCTTCCATCTGTTCAACTTCAGCACCGACCTGAACGTGGCCGCGGTCAATCAGCTCCCGCGCGAGCAGAAACAGCCGCTCCTC of Planctomyces sp. SH-PL14 contains these proteins:
- a CDS encoding carboxypeptidase-like regulatory domain-containing protein, whose protein sequence is MKRVSLFLSLAAVAIVSGCGGGDTQWKSNRPATVPAKGVVTYKDQPLAGAIVVIQPGEKDGIGASALTDAEGKFELKAFPPEGGAVPGAYSVTIMKMDNSATGEDANGRPVLQKSLIPEKYGNPGQSGLKVEISKDGNSAIQFDLKS
- a CDS encoding DUF1559 domain-containing protein, which translates into the protein MSNRLHRGFTLIELLVVIAIIAVLVAILLPAVQQAREAARRSQCQNNLKQFGLALHNYHDNHSRFPPFGGGRGNLSSGGQRTRLSGVAFLLPFIDQTAVYQEIDALTGDNPPYNNNLPWTRVIPVLVCPSDAGQTDPNNAGNSRGKKNYVFCAGDSHAGNGCARPTYPIVAQSRGLFAAMTCYSIAENTDGTSNTIAMSEIVGADAANGRGMIAQTALSGASASPAACAALWNASLKTYPSGAWTGEPARAYRWADGVGSYSAFSTASPPNAGSCYSGASTSSYCDGLYSAESRHVGGVGVVMADGAVRFVSENIDTGNQAAILPAVGGQSRSPYGIWGALGTRGGNELVTDF
- a CDS encoding RNA ligase (ATP); the protein is MRKLASIQIVNGVEPIPGADAIEKIRVLGWWVVAKKGEHKPGDRIVYCEIDSLLPERPEFEFLRGNSYKAAQTEAGGTVTLPAGFRIKTVRLRGQVSQGICFPLSILPVDAPIEEGTDVTDLLGVLKWEPPLPVGMGGRIKGPFPGFLPKTDETRVQVLESVLMRNRGKTFYMTEKLDGSSFTAFLRQGEFGICSRNLWMDEADESNVLARVAKALRLEEKLRTARERLGFDLAIQAEVIGPGIQKNKYALKEVTLRVFSVLNVDAYRLVDQPAKVAVLAEIGLESVPQLGTIVLDHTVDQLVALSEGTSTLHPQVQREGIVLRPLAEEYDEEIGGRLSFKVINPRFLLKYDE